One genomic region from Paroceanicella profunda encodes:
- a CDS encoding TonB-dependent siderophore receptor, whose translation MKSGPLLLATAASLSFATALQAQEPIALDPVVVEGAGTLNDETGGRLGPTIATQSASATRTDTPIAETTRSVSVVTEQRMADIGAQRVEDALQYTSGVKAGLYGYDQRGNWVQVRGFTPSMFLDGLISETTGYYNDTLPEVFTLERIEVVKGPSGTMYGNSSVGGLLNLVTKRPQRETFRRADVEFGSYDHRQATLDLNGQVDSDGELFGRLGLLYRKSGTQTDEGRDNAFLVAPALTWRPDTDTEITLLGKYQKMDQTPDTQFLPYYGTVVPAPNGQYLDTSTYVGEPGFDKLDVESVAVTLLADHKLDDIFAVHAGARYSESNMLYQHSWWAYDNYPTRYRPDGTADRDFYAADSSTRIFAADLNGTADFSTGPVSHTALVGANFTRTSYDNDDSYTAENGYYTGYPIDPFNPVYTGAPDVPTVDTPAVTFRQVGLYAQDQLRWGNLLFNAGIRWDRVTTENPGSGIDQSDNAVSTSFGVMYLTEFGLSPYASYSESFRQENFGTDADGNAFDPTRGRQYEIGVKYEIPGIPSLITVSAFDITRSNILETDPEDHNFQVQSGETKVRGVEIEGQAKLGDFEVLANYSWLDSEMESGSPIDGLSKNNASAWVTWRPSDFAKGFKIGAGVRYAGPSWYRGVKTGSYTLGDAMIGYEWDRYDLTLNVRNITDEIYITSTDGVSAYYGERRTVMLNLGAQF comes from the coding sequence TTGAAATCCGGACCATTGCTGCTGGCCACCGCGGCCAGCCTGTCATTCGCCACCGCCCTGCAGGCCCAGGAGCCGATCGCGCTCGATCCCGTCGTGGTGGAAGGGGCGGGCACGCTCAACGATGAGACCGGCGGCAGACTTGGGCCCACCATCGCGACGCAGAGCGCCTCCGCCACCCGCACCGACACGCCGATCGCTGAGACCACCCGCTCGGTGAGCGTGGTCACCGAGCAGCGGATGGCCGACATCGGCGCGCAGCGCGTGGAGGACGCCCTGCAATACACCTCCGGCGTGAAGGCCGGGCTGTACGGCTATGACCAGCGCGGCAACTGGGTGCAGGTGCGCGGCTTCACTCCCTCCATGTTCCTCGACGGGCTGATCTCCGAGACCACCGGGTATTACAACGACACCCTGCCGGAGGTGTTCACGCTGGAACGGATCGAGGTGGTCAAGGGCCCCTCCGGCACCATGTACGGCAACAGTTCGGTGGGCGGGCTGCTCAACCTCGTCACCAAGCGCCCCCAGCGCGAGACCTTCCGGCGCGCGGACGTGGAGTTCGGCTCCTACGACCACCGCCAGGCCACGCTCGACCTCAACGGCCAGGTGGATTCGGACGGCGAGCTGTTCGGGCGGCTGGGCCTGCTCTACCGCAAGTCGGGCACGCAGACGGATGAGGGCCGCGACAATGCCTTCCTCGTCGCCCCCGCCCTCACCTGGAGGCCGGACACGGACACCGAGATCACCCTGCTCGGCAAGTACCAGAAGATGGACCAGACGCCGGACACGCAGTTCCTGCCCTATTACGGAACCGTGGTGCCGGCGCCCAACGGCCAGTATCTCGACACCTCGACCTACGTGGGCGAGCCGGGCTTCGACAAGCTGGATGTCGAATCGGTCGCGGTCACGCTGCTCGCCGACCACAAGCTGGACGACATCTTCGCGGTGCATGCCGGCGCGCGGTATTCGGAATCCAACATGCTCTACCAGCACTCCTGGTGGGCCTATGACAACTACCCCACGCGCTACCGGCCCGACGGCACGGCGGACCGCGACTTCTACGCCGCCGACAGCAGCACCCGGATCTTCGCCGCCGACCTGAACGGCACCGCCGATTTCTCCACCGGCCCGGTGTCCCACACGGCGCTGGTCGGGGCGAATTTCACCCGCACCTCCTATGACAACGACGATTCCTACACCGCGGAGAACGGCTACTACACCGGCTACCCGATCGACCCGTTCAACCCGGTCTACACCGGCGCACCGGATGTCCCGACGGTCGACACCCCGGCCGTCACCTTCCGGCAGGTCGGGCTCTACGCGCAGGACCAGCTGCGCTGGGGCAACCTGCTGTTCAACGCCGGCATCCGCTGGGACCGGGTGACGACGGAGAACCCCGGCTCGGGCATCGACCAGTCCGACAACGCCGTCTCCACCTCCTTCGGGGTGATGTACCTCACGGAGTTCGGCCTCTCGCCCTACGCGAGCTATTCCGAGAGCTTCCGCCAGGAAAATTTCGGCACGGACGCGGACGGCAACGCCTTCGACCCGACGCGCGGCCGGCAGTACGAGATCGGCGTGAAATACGAGATCCCGGGCATCCCCTCGCTGATCACGGTCTCGGCCTTCGACATCACCCGGTCGAACATCCTGGAAACCGACCCCGAGGACCACAATTTCCAGGTCCAGTCCGGCGAGACGAAGGTGCGTGGCGTGGAAATCGAGGGCCAGGCGAAGCTGGGCGATTTCGAGGTGCTGGCGAACTACTCCTGGCTCGACAGCGAGATGGAAAGCGGCAGCCCCATCGACGGCCTGTCGAAGAACAACGCCTCGGCCTGGGTGACCTGGCGGCCGTCGGATTTCGCGAAGGGCTTCAAGATCGGCGCCGGCGTGCGCTACGCGGGCCCGTCCTGGTACCGGGGCGTGAAGACCGGCTCCTACACGCTTGGGGACGCGATGATCGGCTATGAGTGGGACCGGTACGACCTCACCCTCAATGTCCGCAACATCACCGACGAGATCTACATCACCTCGACCGACGGGGTGTCCGCCTACTACGGCGAGCGCCGCACGGTGATGCTGAACCTCGGCGCACAGTTCTGA
- a CDS encoding GntR family transcriptional regulator, whose protein sequence is MAAEKNADGQAAEQTFRPLESDDLATRIAGQIVEAIGDGRLRPGEKVTELRLSKEMGTSRAPVREALRLLESQGLIVSHPRRGFFVHAYGTGELEEIYDLRLCLELHAAQRALERLTSADIDRLEAQVALMYRLGRAGATHEQVAADYAFHRMVCEIGGNERIVRLFDTLATEMRSGIALIGSLYDDPVHIAETHDPIVAALRNRDPEDLHKRLRAHITDARTQVIRLFEKTRGPDA, encoded by the coding sequence ATGGCAGCTGAGAAGAACGCAGACGGACAGGCAGCAGAGCAGACCTTCCGCCCCCTGGAAAGCGACGATCTCGCCACGCGCATCGCGGGCCAGATCGTGGAGGCCATCGGCGACGGGCGCCTGCGCCCGGGCGAAAAGGTCACCGAGCTGCGCCTGAGCAAGGAGATGGGCACCAGCCGCGCCCCGGTGCGCGAAGCGTTGCGGCTGCTCGAAAGCCAGGGGCTGATCGTCTCGCATCCGCGCCGCGGCTTCTTCGTGCATGCCTATGGCACGGGTGAGCTGGAGGAAATCTACGACCTGCGCCTGTGCCTCGAACTCCACGCGGCCCAACGTGCGCTGGAGCGGCTCACCAGTGCCGACATCGACCGGCTGGAGGCCCAGGTGGCCCTGATGTACCGGCTGGGCCGCGCCGGCGCCACCCATGAGCAGGTGGCGGCGGATTATGCCTTCCACCGCATGGTGTGCGAGATCGGCGGCAATGAGCGCATCGTCCGGCTGTTCGACACGCTGGCCACGGAAATGCGATCGGGAATCGCGCTGATCGGCTCGCTCTACGACGACCCCGTGCACATCGCGGAGACGCATGACCCCATCGTCGCCGCCCTGCGCAACCGGGATCCGGAGGACCTGCACAAGCGCCTCCGGGCCCATATCACCGATGCGCGCACCCAGGTGATCCGGCTGTTCGAGAAGACGCGCGGCCCGGACGCCTGA
- a CDS encoding class II aldolase/adducin family protein translates to MTLQERVSATQASERVELAAAYRLVAHFGMDDSIFTHISARAPAGEGDHAFLINPYGLRFDEVTASNLVTVDLEGNILRDSYGAGLNKAGFTIHSAVHEARPDVMCVLHTHTVAGVAISCLEEGILPLNQWSLGFHKRVAFHDYEGVALNLEERARLVADLGDLDVMILRNHGMLTCGRTVGEAFKRMYNLERTCRAQLQIMASGGKMRFVEEALADHVGDQFANWSKMHGEEGRHDAEWEAYMRLAKKHHPDFDS, encoded by the coding sequence ATGACACTGCAAGAGCGCGTCTCCGCGACGCAGGCATCCGAGCGGGTCGAGCTCGCCGCCGCATACCGCCTCGTGGCGCATTTCGGCATGGATGACAGCATCTTCACCCATATCTCGGCCCGCGCCCCGGCCGGGGAGGGCGACCACGCCTTCCTGATCAACCCCTATGGCCTGCGCTTCGACGAGGTGACCGCGAGCAACCTCGTCACCGTGGACCTGGAGGGCAACATCCTGCGCGACAGCTACGGCGCCGGGCTGAACAAGGCCGGGTTCACCATCCACTCCGCCGTGCACGAGGCCCGGCCGGACGTGATGTGCGTGCTGCACACCCACACGGTGGCGGGCGTGGCGATCTCCTGCCTGGAGGAGGGGATCCTGCCGCTCAACCAGTGGTCGCTGGGCTTCCACAAGCGCGTCGCCTTCCATGACTACGAGGGCGTGGCCCTGAACCTGGAGGAGCGCGCGCGCCTGGTGGCCGATCTCGGCGACCTCGATGTGATGATCCTGCGCAACCACGGCATGCTCACCTGCGGGCGCACCGTGGGCGAGGCCTTCAAGCGCATGTACAACCTCGAGCGCACCTGCCGCGCTCAGCTGCAGATCATGGCCTCGGGCGGCAAGATGCGCTTCGTGGAGGAGGCGCTGGCCGATCACGTCGGCGACCAGTTCGCCAACTGGTCGAAGATGCACGGCGAGGAGGGCCGCCACGACGCCGAGTGGGAGGCCTACATGCGCCTCGCGAAGAAGCACCACCCCGATTTCGACAGCTGA